The Malus domestica chromosome 10, GDT2T_hap1 genome contains a region encoding:
- the LOC139189010 gene encoding receptor protein kinase-like protein At4g34220, which translates to MTWWRVASIFLPLLLLVLLLLPSAFALNSDGVLLLSFKYSIISDPLSVLDNWNYEDETPCSWIGVTCTQLGNPGTPDMFRVTSLVLPNSHLVGSISPELGSLQHLQRLDLSNNFFNGSLPVTLFNASELQVLSLSNNFISGDLPDEFVSGLKSLQFLNVSGNDLAGDIPENLTSLQNLTIISLRSNYFTGNLPAGFNSVEVLDLSSNLLNGTLPLDFGGENLRYLNLSYNKISGKIPVGFVKRVSENSTIDLSFNNLTGPIPDSPALLSQKTKQFAGNSELCGKPLKTLCPIPSTLSTPPNMATSTSSSPAIAAIPRTFDNGPETNISGGANGTRNQSQTGLKPGTIAGIVVGDLAGIAVLGLVILYVYHVRKRKSLNSRGSSAKDPEMKPKVVTKQDPDKKAKSAAWSCITIKGEEKSEATSSDSDHDDKNGPVGGLHNPNGEAQKSGVLVTVEGGDQPELELETLLKASAYILGASGPSIVYKAVLEDKTELAVRRIGECRVLKMRDFESLVRAIAKVRHPNLVRVRGFYWGDDEKLVIYDYVSNGSLATTNTRRSGSSPCHLPLETRMKIARGVARGLAYIHEKKHVHGNIKPSNILLNSDMEPIISDFGLDKLVLGNTIGQKASGSARGYFGSLKSMATREGTHDVLPIGGSPSAMPSAGAGSASSPYQAPESLKNLKPNPKWDVYSFGIVLLELLTGRIPSERELVAQWTPGTRTEEKIRILIMVDLAIRAEVEGREDALLACLKLGFSCASFSPQKRPTMKEAFQILDKSSSTSSN; encoded by the exons ATGACCTGGTGGAGGGTTGCTtccatttttcttcctcttcttcttcttgttcttcttcttcttccctcagCATTTGCTCTCAACTCAGATGGGGTTCTGCTGCTTTCCTTCAAGTACTCAATCATCAGCGACCCGCTCTCAGTCCTTGACAACTGGAACTACGAAGACGAAACCCCATGTTCCTGGATTGGCGTCACGTGCACCCAGCTGGGAAACCCAGGTACCCCAGACATGTTCAGAGTCACCAGCTTAGTCCTCCCCAACAGCCACCTGGTGGGTTCAATCTCACCCGAGCTGGGTTCACTCCAACACCTCCAGAGACTCGATCTTTCCAACAATTTCTTCAATGGGTCTCTGCCTGTCACCCTCTTCAATGCCTCAGAGCTTCAGGTCCTCTCCCTCTCCAACAATTTCATCTCCGGCGACCTGCCGGATGAGTTCGTCTCGGGCCTCAAAAGCCTCCAGTTTCTCAACGTCTCCGGCAATGACTTGGCCGGAGACATCCCAGAAAATCTCACCTCTTTACAAAACCTCACCATAATTTCTCTGAGGAGTAATTACTTTACCGGAAATCTCCCAGCTGGGTTTAATTCCGTTGAGGTTTTAGATCTCTCCTCCAACCTCCTCAACGGGACTCTGCCTCTCGACTTCGGCGGCGAAAACCTGCGCTACTTGAACCTCTCCTACAACAAAATCTCTGGAAAAATTCCTGTTGGTTTCGTGAAAAGGGTTTCGGAGAACTCCACCATTGATCTCTCCTTCAACAATTTGACCGGACCGATTCCCGACTCGCCGGCTCTGCTCAGTCAGAAAACAAAGCAGTTTGCAGGAAACAGTGAGCTTTGTGGGAAGCCATTGAAGACCCTCTGTCCCATTCCTTCTACTCTGTCCACACCGCCGAATATGGCAACTAGTACCAGTTCTTCTCCGGCGATTGCTGCCATTCCCAGAACGTTTGATAACGGCCCAGAAACGAACATTTCTGGGGGAGCAAATGGGACTCGGAATCAATCGCAGACCGGGCTGAAACCCGGCACGATCGCCGGCATTGTGGTCGGAGACTTGGCCGGAATAGCTGTACTTGGATTAGTCATTCTCTATGTCTACCACGTTAGGAAGAGAAAAAGTCTCAACTCAAGAGGCAGTAGTGCCAAAGACCCGGAAATGAAACCAAAAGTTGTCACAAAACAAGACCCAGATAAAAAAG CAAAATCCGCAGCATGGTCATGCATAACAATAAAAGGGGAAGAGAAATCAGAGGCAACAAGCTCAGACAGTGACCATGATGATAAAAATGGACCAGTAGGTGGTCTGCACAATCCGAACGGGGAGGCTCAGAAAAGCGGCGTCTTGGTGACGGTAGAAGGTGGGGACCAACCGGAGCTTGAGCTCGAGACACTGCTGAAAGCATCAGCTTATATATTGGGAGCCAGTGGCCCAAGCATTGTGTACAAGGCAGTGCTGGAGGACAAGACTGAGCTTGCTGTGAGGAGGATAGGAGAGTGTAGGGTTTTGAAGATGAGGGATTTCGAGAGCCTAGTGCGGGCCATTGCGAAGGTGAGGCATCCGAATCTGGTTAGGGTTCGTGGGTTTTACTGGGGAGACGATGAGAAGCTTGTTATCTATGACTATGTCTCCAATGGCAGCCTTGCCACCACCAACACCA gAAGATCAGGGTCATCGCCGTGTCATCTACCTCTCGAAACTCGGATGAAGATAGCAAGAGGGGTTGCAAGGGGGCTGGCGTACATCCATGAGAAGAAACATGTGCATGGAAATATCAAACCTAGCAACATTCTTTTAAATTCTGATATGGAACCTATAATTAGCGATTTCGGCCTTGATAAGCTGGTGTTAGGTAACACGATTGGTCAAAAAGCTAGTGGTTCAGCCCGGGGGTACTTTGGAAGCCTAAAATCCATGGCCACTCGCGAAGGTACACATGATGTGCTCCCAATTGGTGGCAGCCCCAGCGCAATGCCATCCGCGGGAGCGGGGAGCGCATCTTCGCCGTATCAAGCACCGGAGTCCCTAAAGAACTTGAAGCCAAACCCCAAGTGGGATGTGTATTCTTTTGGTATAGTTTTGCTTGAGCTTCTCACGGGAAGGATACCTTCGGAACGAGAATTGGTTGCCCAATGGACACCGGGTACGCGGACGGAGGAGAAAATTCGAATTTTAATAATGGTTGACTTGGCGATTAGGGCTGAGGTGGAGGGCAGGGAAGATGCCTTGCTGGCTTGTTTGAAATTAGGGTTTAGTTGTGCTAGTTTTAGCCCACAAAAAAGACCAACCATGAAAGAAGCCTTCCAAATCCTAGACAAAAGTAGTTCCACTTCTTCAAACTAA
- the LOC103401289 gene encoding protein TIC 21, chloroplastic: MQTLLSPVTRAAYFTAAPPTSVTTRPLVYHVPLRSISDRHVPSLTLSSSFSSSYAAPTHRGPKLSISTIRASSPPISQNFTSPNDETERAKLLQVAKRLESTARYFKRLGSLGFWGQLVSTVVAAVILSFSVVITGKVSSPPTFYATAGGIVAGFISVFWSFGYIRLSDKLRRSASDPAKAPPRADVIKSLKNGILLNILGMGAAVLGMQATVGLLVAKAFTSSANPYQGLTPGYSPVLALDVFLVQASANTILSHFLGLLFSLELLRSVTLPPSEGIPIPRFA, translated from the exons ATGCAAACTCTATTATCGCCGGTGACACGCGCCGCCTACTTCACGGCGGCGCCACCTACATCTGTCACGACTCGGCCCTTAGTGTATCACGTTCCTCTTCGATCAATCTCCGACCGCCACGTGCCCAGCCTCACTCTCtcttcttcgttttcttctTCGTATGCTGCTCCCACCCACAGAGGACCAAAGCTCTCCATCAGCACCATCAGGGCATCTTCCCCTCCAATTTCTCAGAACTTCACCTCCCCAAACGACGAAACCGAAAGGGCCAAGCTCCTTCAG GTAGCCAAAAGGTTAGAGAGTACAGCAAGGTATTTCAAGAGGTTGGGtagtttagggttttgggggcAGCTGGTCAGCACTGTTGTGGCGGCCGTGATTCTTTCGTTTTCGGTTGTTATAACCGGCAAGGTTTCGTCACCACCTACTTTTTATGCCACTGCGGGTGGGATTGTGGCGGGATTCATCTCTGTGTTTTGGTCATTTGGGTACATTCGCCTCTCGGATAAGCTTCGAAGAAGTGCAAGTGACCCTGCAAAG GCTCCTCCACGCGCTGATGTTATAAAAAGCTTAAAGAATGGCATTCTTCTGAACATTTTGGGTATGGGTGCTGCTGTTCTTGGCATGCAAGCAACGGTAGGACTGTTGGTTGCTAAGGCTTTTACTTCCTCTGCAAATCCGTATCAGGGTCTCACTCCGGGTTACAGTCCTGTTCTTgccttggatgtattcttggtGCAG GCATCGGCAAACACTATCCTTTCTCA